The Pseudomonas entomophila genome segment GGATCAGCGGGCAGAGGCAATGGGCGAGCGGACGCAGGCAGCGGCCGCAGCGAGGTCTGGACATGGAGGGCTCCTTCGGGCGCGTAGTTTGCCACAGGGTTGCGGTGAAGCTGCAATCCTGGGGCTGCGGCGCAGCCCATCGCCGGCAAGCCGGCTCCTACACCAGGCCGGGCAGGAGCCGGCTTGCCGGCGAACAGGCCTCAACGATTGAACCGCTCCGCCAGGCTGTGCAGGTACTCTGCCATGCGCTCAAGGTCCTGGCTGATTTCGGCGCCCTGCTTGGCCTGCCCGGCACTCTCATCGCACAGGTGGGCGATACGCACGATCTGCTGGTTGATGTCCTCGGCCACATGGCTTTGCTGCTCTGATGCCGTGGCCATCTGCTGGCTCATGCCGGTGATGCGGCTGACCGCCTGGGCAATGCCGGCCAGCGCCTCTTGCACGGCCTCGACACTGTGCACACTGTCCTGGGAGATCTGCTGGCCTCGGCTGGCGCTGGCCACCGCGCGGTCGGCACCGGTGCGCAGGCTGGCGATGATGTGGTGGATCTCCTCGGTCGAGGTGCGGGTACGCTGGGCCAGCGAGCGCACCTCGTCGGCGACCACCGCGAAGCCCCGGCCCTGCTCGCCGGCCCGCGCCGCCTCGATGGCGGCGTTGAGCGCCAGCAGGTTGGTCTGCTCGGCGATTGAGGTGATGACATCCACCACGCCGCCGATCGACTGGGTCTGCTCGGCCAGCGCATTGACCGCCTGGCCGATATCACCGACCGCCTCGCGCATGCTGCCCATCGCCCGCAAGCTCTGCTCGGCCAGCTCGCTGCCCTGCTGGGCGAGGTGGTCGGCGTCGCTGGCGGCATGAGCCGTGCTCTGCACGTTGTGGGTGACCTGCTGGATGGTCGCGGCCATCTGCGCGATGGCCGTGGCCGACTGGTCGGTCTCGCTGCGCTGGCGGTCGAGCATCTGCGCCTGGGCGCCGGACAGGTCGGAAGACTGCGCGGCCCGCGACTTGACCCCGACGCCGGCGTCCACCAGGCGGGTCAACGCGGTTTGCAGGCGCGCCTCTTCGCTGATGATGGCCAGGTCGAGCTGGCCCTGTAGCCCAGGGTTGTCGCTGTAGGTCAGGGCCACCAGGGGGCTGGTGAAGGCCTTGGGGTGCTCTTCGAGCGTACGCCGGATGGCCTGGTTCTGCCGGTGCTCGACCAGGTACCAGGCCGCCAGCAGGCTGGCCATCAGCACCCCCAACGCCGCGTATGCAGGTAACCAGAGATAGGCGGCGGCCGACAACAGCCCTGCGCCGATCAACGGCCAGCCATGCCCGACGCCATGACCCAGACGCGCCACCCAGGGCACCGGAGAACGGCCGGCGCGCAAGCGCGCATAAAGACTTTCGGCGCGGCGGATCTGTTCACGGGTCGGCACCGAACGCACCGATTCGTAGCCACTGATGCGGCCATTCTCGTAGATCGCCGTGACATAGGCGCTGACCCAGTAGAAATCGCCGTTCTTGGCGCGGTTCTTGACCACGCCCATCCAGGGTTTGCCTTGCTTGATGGTGTCCCACATATGGCCGAAGACCGCCGGCGGCATGTCGGGATGGCGCACCAGGTTGTGTGGCTGGCCTACCAATTCGTCGTAGGTGAAACCGCTGATGGCCACGAATGCGTCGTTGCAGTAGGTGATGCGGCTGTTCAGGTCGGTGGTGGAAATCAGCCGCTGGTGTTGGGGGAAGGTTCGTTCGTGCTCGGTGACGGGCAAATTCATGCGCATCGTTGGCGGTCCCTTGCTTATCCAGATGAGTGGAAAATTCATCAAAGCAAGTAGAGGTTTAGCAGAAGGCCATCACGTCAGTGGTCAAGTTTTGTAGGAAATTTACTCGACCTGACGGGATGTGCTGAACGCGGCCTGGATCAGCCCACGTTGAGCTGGCTCTTGAGCAGGTCGCGGAACGTCTGAATCAAGGGCTCCCGGCTTCGGCCCCGACGGATGATCAAGGAGAACGGTGCCTGGTAACCGAAGGTGGCCGGCGACAATACGCGCAGATCACCCTTGTCGACCCAGGCCTGGGCATAGTGCTCGGGCAGGTAACCGATGTAGGCGCCGGAGAGAATCAGAATCAGCTGCGCTTCCATGCTCTCCACCGTCGCCGCGCTGTGCTTGAAGCCATGCCGGGCCAGTTCTGCCTGGCTCCAGTAACCACGCCCGACCATGCGCTGCTGGGTGATCACCGGTTCCGGAATGCGCCGCTCGGCGAACAGCGGGTGGCGGCTGCTGCAGTACAGCCAGTGCTGCTCACGGTACAGCGGCTGGTAGACCAGGCCGCTCATGCGCGAGGAAAAGGCGCCGATGGCCAGGTCCAGGCGGTTGTCCTGCACACCCAACTGCAACTCGTAGGGGCTGGAGACCGACAGGTGCAGGTGCACGGCCGGATGCTCCTGGCTGTAGGCGCCAATGGCTTCGGCCAATGGCAGGGCGCGATCACCCACGGTGGAGTCGATCACCCCGAGGTTAAGCGTGCCGCGCAGCTCACCCTTGAGCGCCGCCGCGTACTGTTCGAAGCCATCCAGCTCACCCAGCAGACGCAGGGTTTCCTGATGGAACAGCTCGCCCTTGCTGGTCAGGCTGAAGCCGCCCCGGCCGCGATGGCAAAGCACGATGCCCAGGGCGCTTTCCAGCTGGCTCATGTAGGTGCTGATGGCCGAGGTCGACAGGTTGAGGTCGCGCTGGGCGTTGGCGAACCCCTGGTGGCGCACCACGCTGGCGAAGATGCGCAGCAGTTTCAGGTCGGGCAACGATGAGGCCATGGGGCAACGGGTCCGCAGACTGGAAATGGCCAGAGTCTAACTCGCCTGCACGCCGATAGTTCAGAAAATCCTGAAGTAAGTTTTTGTCGGTAGCGATTCTTCCCGGGCACTACCTTGCGCAGACTGCGGCGAAATGTCCCTGTCCGCCGACATGACCCGATCATCCAGGCGCGCGGCGGCACAGGTTCGAACAAACAGAACAATCGACCGACTGATGAGGCCCACCGTGGACAAGATTCTCCACCAACCACTGGGCGGCAACGAAATGCCGCGTTTCGGCGGCATCGCCACCATGCTTCGCCTTCCCCACCTGCAAAGCGCCGAAGGCCTGGACGCCGCCTTCATCGGCGTGCCATTGGACATTGGCACCTCGCTGCGCTCGGGCACCCGCTTCGGCCCGCGGCAGATCCGCGCCGAGTCGGTGATGATCCGCCCGTACAACATGGCCACCGGCGCCGCCCCGTTCGACTCGCTGTCGGTGGCCGACATCGGTGACGTGGCGATCAACACCTTCAACCTGCTGGACGCCGTGCGCATCATCGAACAAGCCTACGACGAGATCGTCGAGCACAATGTCATCCCGCTGACCCTGGGTGGCGACCACACCATCACCCTGCCGATCCTGCGCGCCCTGCACAAGAAACACGGCAAGATCGGCCTGGTGCACATCGATGCCCACGCTGACGTCAACGACCACATGTTCGGCGAGAAGATCGCCCACGGCACCACCTTCCGCCGCGCGGTGGAGGAAGGCCTGCTCGATTGCGACCGCGTGGTGCAAATCGGCCTGCGCGCCCAGGGCTATACCGCCGACGACTTCAACTGGAGCCGCCGTCAGGGCTTTCGCGTAGTGCAGGCCGAAGAGTGCTGGCACAAGTCGCTGGAACCGCTGATGGCCGAAGTGCGTGAAAAGGTCGGTGGCGGCCCGGTGTACCTGTCGTTCGACATCGACGGCATCGACCCGGCCTGGGCGCCTGGCACCGGCACCCCGGAGATCGGCGGCTTGACCACCATCCAGGCGATGGAGATCATCCGCGGTTGTCACGGCCTGGACCTGATCGGCTGTGACCTGGTCGAAGTCTCCCCCCCCTACGACACTACCGGCAACACCTCGCTGCTGGGTGCCAACCTGTTGTTCGAAATGCTCTGCGTGCTGCCGGGCGTGGTACGTCGCTAATGCGGGCCGCTCCCTTGTAGGAGCGGCTTCAGCCGCGATCACCCGCGCAGCGGGTGCCCAGATACGGCGGTGCTTGCTTCGCGGCTGAAGCCGCTCACAGGGTAGTGATAGACGCCCTGAAAGTTTGACCCCGGCAGGAGCCATTCGGGAGGGCCATAGAGGCCCGCCAACACACGACAGGACCGCCGGGCGCCCTACACCGTCCGGACGGCCGATCTCGCCATAATAAAGATAATCGGGAGACCCCCAATGGCCTTGGACATCATCGTTGTACTGATCTATGCCGTCGGCATGCTCGGGCTTGGCTGGTACGGCATGCGGCGGGCGAAGACCCACGAAGACTACTTGGTGGCCGGGCGCAACCTCGGCCCGACCCTGTACATGGGCACCATGGCCACCACCGTGCTCGGCGGCGCCTCCACGGTCGGTACCGTGCGCCTGGGCTATGTCCACGGCATCTCCGGCTTCTGGCTGTGCGCCGCGCTGGGCCTGGGGATCATCGCCCTCAACCTGTTCCTCGCCAAACCCCTGCTACGCCTGAAGATCTTTACCGTGACGCAAGTGCTGGAGCGCCGCTACAACCCGATGGCACGCCAGGCCAGCGCGGCGATCATGCTCGCCTACGCACTGATGATCGGCGTCACCTCGACCCTGGCCATGGGTACCGTGCTGCAAGTGCTGCTCGACGTGCCGTTCTGGATGGCGCTGCTATTCGGCGGCGGCGTGGTGGTGGTGTACTCGACCATCGGCGGCATGTGGTCGCTGACCCTGACCGATATCGTCCAGTTCATCATCAAGACCGTGGGCCTGATGTTCATCCTGCTGCCGGTGTGCCTGTACAAGGCCGGTGGCTGGGACACCCTGGTGGCCAAGCTGCCGGCGGCCAGCTTCAGCTGGACCACCATCGGCTGGGACACCATCATCACCTACTTCCTGATCTACTTCTTCGGCATCCTGATCGGCCAGGACATCTGGCAGCGGGTGTTCACCGCCCGTGACGAGAAAGTCTGCCAGCGCGCCGGCACCACCGCCGGGATCTACTGCGTGCTGTACGGCCTGGCCTGCGCCATGATCGGCATGGCCGCCCATGTGCTGATGCCGGACCTGGCCAACCCGAACAACGCCTTCGCCGAGATGATCAAGGGCCAGTTGCCTGAAGGTATCCGTGGCCTGCTGATGGCCGCCGCCCTGGCCGCGATGATGTCCACTGCCAGCGCCGGCCTGCTGGCCGCCTCGACCACCCTGACCGAAGACCTGTTGCCCAAACTGCGCGGCGGCAAGCAGTCGAGCCTGGGCATCAACCGCCTGTTCACCCTGCTCACCGGCTTGGTGGTGCTGGGTATCGCCCTGGCGGTGAACGATGTGATCAGTGCCCTGACCCTGGCCTACAACCTGCTGGTTGGCGGCATGTTGATCCCGCTGATGGGGGCGATCTTCTGGAAGCGCGCTACCACCGCCGGCGCCATCGCCAGCATGTCGCTGGGCTTCGCCACCGCGCTGTTCTTCATGTTCAAGGATGGCCTGGACGCCAACTCGCCGATCTACTACAGCCTGGTCGTCGGCCTGGTGAGCTTCGTGGTGGTCAGCCTGGCCTCGCGCAAGCCGGTGACGGCAGTCAACCTCGCCTGACATGTTCGCCGGTTTGCCGGCGAAGCAGAAACGCAAAAGGCCGCCGCATCGTGCAGATGCGGCGGCCTTTTGCCTGGTTTCAGCGGCGACGCGGCTGGCGCTTGCGCTGTTCTTCGTCGGTTGGAATCGGCACCGGCTGCAGCGGTGGCGGGAGCAAGCCCAGGGCGACGGCGAGGTCGTGGAGCCAGTTGTACATGCGTTGGTTCATAATGCCCCCTTGACGGGTCAGCCTCACGGTCAATCGATTCTGCGATGCTTCATACAGATCATAGACCTATGTCCTGTACTGCGCATGCCTACGATCTTACAGATATGGGCGATTTTGACCCGAATCAAGCGGACGCCGCAGCATCCGACGGCCGGTCAATCGTTTCGCATTGTTGCAAATCGATCCACGCCTGCAGATTTGCACCGCGCATGCCCTGGCGCCACATCAACCAGGTCACGGCGTGATCGAAGGGTGCCTGCAATTGGTGCGTGCGCACCCGGTCACGCCCGGGCAGGCTGTCGAGCATCGATTGCGCCATCAGCGCCACGCCCGCCCCAGCGATAACACACGCCAGCATGCTCTGGTACGACTCGATTTCCATCACCCGGCCCATGGGCGTGTGGGCATGGGCGTACCAGGCCTCCAGCCGCATGCGGTACGAGCAGCCCTGGCGGAAGGTGAATACCGCCTTGCCGGCGACATCCTTGGCAGTGTGCACTGGCGGATGCTCGGGGCTGGTGATCAGCACCAGCGTCTCGTCGCACAGCGGTATGCCATCCAAACCCGCCAGGTTGAGCGGCCCGTCCACCAGCGCCGCGTCCAGCCGGTGGCTCAGCACACCTTCCAGCAGCTCGCCGCTGGGCGCCGCCTGGACTTGCAGGTTCACCTGCGGATAAGCCTGGTGGTAGCGCGCCAGTAGCGCTGGCAGGTGGATAGCCGCCGTGCTGTACATGGTGCCGAGCACGAAGTCCCCCGCCGGTTGACCACCTTGCACTGCCGCCATCGCCTCGTCGCGCAAGTTGGCCAGGCGGTTGGCGTAGTCCAGCAGCACCTTGCCGGCCGGCGACAGCTGCAAGCGCTGACGTTCGCGCAGGAACAACTCCACCCCCAGTTGCTCTTCGAGCTGGCGCAGGCGCGTGGACAGGTTCGACGGCACCCGGTGCAGGCGTTCGGCGGCGCGGGTAACCGAACCCTCCTCGGCCACAGCCTGGAAGATGCGCAGTTGACTGAACTCCATGACCTTCTCCAAAACAGAACAACTTGATCATCATTATTCAATTTTATTGAAAGTCAATGCGCCCTACCCTGCCATCCATCGCATCCCTTCGTGCAGGAGACTTTCCATGTCGCCCCTCGTGCAACTGCTGGCCAGCGCCGTGGCGCTGATGATGGCCATGGGCATCGGCCGCTTCGCCCTCACCCCGCAACTGCCCCGGCTGATCGCCGAAGGCCAGTTCGACCTGACGGCCGGTGGCCTGATCGCCGCAGCCAACTACCTGGGCTACTTCCTCGGCGCAGTGGATGGCATGTTCGCCCGCCAACCGGCCCAGGTGCGCCTGCGCCTGCACGGTGGCCTGTGGCTGTGCGTACTGCTGACCCTGGCCTCCTGGGCCGCCGATGGTTTCTGGAGTCACCTGCTGTTGCGCTTCGGCACGGGAGTGGCCAGTGCCTGGGTACTGGTGATGATTGCCAGCCTCAGCCAGCAGTTGGCCAGCGCCCATGGCCAGCAGCGCCTCGGTGCCCTGGTGTTCGCCGGGCCGGGCGTGGGTATCGCACTGACGGGCGTCCTGGCCTTGGCTGCGCACCTGCTCGGGCTTAACTCGGCGGCCCTGTGGCTGGTATATGGCGTTGCCGCGCTGGTGATGCTGTTGGCGGTGCTGCCGTGGCTGCCAAAGGCAATGGAGCCCACCGCCGCTGTCACCGTCGACAGTGGTCAGCGGCGCATCACCGGCATCGGGCGCCTGGGCCTGGTCTATGCGCTCTACGGGATTGGCTACATCCTGCCGGCCACCTTCCTGTCGCAAATGGCCAGTCAGCAGTATCACGGGCAATGGCTGGCCGAGCTGTTCTGGCCAGCGTTCGGGTTGGCATCGGCGCTGGGGGTACTGTTGGTCAGCCTGCGTCGCCCGGGGCGGACTTCAGGCTGGTTGACGGCAACCCTGTGGTTGCAAGGATTGGGCGTACTTGCCTGCCTGCTGGGTGGCGGTGTCGGCCTGGCATTGGGGGTACTGCTGTGCGGTGGGCCATTCCTGGCTTGCATGCAGTTGGTGATGCAGCGCTCGCGGGAATTGGCACCTCATGCCACGCAACGCAATGCCGGGTTGCTGACTGCGTGCTTTGCCCTGGGGCAGTTGAGCGGGCCGTTGCTGGCGGCGGTGAGCAGCCATTTCAGTGGGAGCTTGCAGCCAGCGCTGGTATTGTCGGCTGTGGGGTTGGGGCTGGCTGGCGTATTGGTGAATGGTGTGCGGCGTCCAGCTTCCTGCGCCAACCTGGGACAGGTGGGTTGAATGAACTGACGCATTCGCCGGCAAGCCGGCTCCTACAGAGTCCCGTAGGAGCCGGCTTGCCGGCGAACCGCCCGCCCGTTATCCCACGACCTTGCGCAGTTGCTGGCGTACCCAGGCTTCGGCGCTGACCATGATCACCCCAAGCAGTACCATCACCGCGCCGATCACGAAGTTCAGGCTTAACGGCTCATCGAGCAGCAGCACGCCGAAGGTCACGCCGAACAACGGTGTAATGAACGAGAATACCGCCAGGTTCGACGCCAGGTACTTGCGCAGCAACCAGAACCAGGTCAGGTAACTCACAAAGGACACCACGATCCCCTGGAAAAGCACACTGCCCACCGCCAGCGGCGTCAGCGAGAAATCGGCGATCTGCCCGCTGATCAGGGCGATCAGCACCAACCCGACAAACCCCACCGCCAACTGATAGAACAAGGTCAAGGTCACCGGTGCCTCGGACAATCGCGAGCCACGCACCACCACCGTGGTCGCGCCCCAGGCCAACCCTGCCAAGATCGCCAGGCCATCACCCAGCAACATGCGGCCATCGAGCTGATCGAGGGAAATACCGCCAGCGAAGGCCAGGGCGATCCCGCCGAACGCCAGCAGGATGCCCAGCCACTGCAACAGCCGCAGCCGCTCGCTGGGCATCATGAAATGCAACCCGAGCGCTGTGAAGATCGGCGCGGTGTAGAGGAATACCGACATATGCGCCGCCGAGGTCAGCTTCAGCCCCTCGGCGATGAACAGGAACTCCAGGCCGAACAAGCCACCGGCCAGCAGCCCGGCGCGCCAGGTCGTGCCAACCTGCCCCCAGCCACCCTTGAAGCAGACCAGCAGCCCCACCAGCAAGGCGGCAATGCCATTGCGAAACGCCGCCTGCACCACCGGGGCGATATCCACGGCGGCGGACTTGATCAACACTTGCTGGCAGCCCCAGACCAGGCATAGCCCCAGCATGACCTGGAAGGCGAAGGCGTCGGGGTTCTTGCGGGCCGCTGTCATGGGCGCCCTCTCGTCTGGCTGGATATCATTGCAAGGCTCGGCTGTGAGAATGGATCCCGATTATTGAATGCACGAGCCAACGGATGCCAGGCCAATTTTCAACGCCAGCCATTTATATAGGGCCCGGCAGAATGAACTTCTTCCTCATTCAAGTTTTCAACCGAACAGCCACTCGCTGGAGGAAAACGCAATGAAATGGCTGTCATGCGTCGCATGCGCGACCTCGCTCCTCTGCTCCCTACAGGTCTGGGCCTGCACCCCGGAAGAGGCCACGCAGAAAAGGGAGGAACTCGCCGGGCTGGTGAGTCAACTGACTGAACAGAACCCGCAGAAGGCCAAGGAAATCAATGACGAGCTCCAGGGTATGAAGCTCGATACGGCCAGCAAGGACCTGCCAGACAAGTGTCAGCTGATCGACAAGCGGATCCAGGAACTGAAAACCGCGAAAAGCAGGACCTGAGATCAGCGCCGCTGTTGCGCCAGCATGTACTGGCGCAGCAGCTGGTTGATGCGGGTCTGGTAGCCCGCGCCCTGCGCCTTGAACCAGGCCAGTACATCGGCATCCAGGCGCATCGTCACGGTCTGCTTGGCGGGCAGCCGCAGCTCGGCACGGCGGAAGAAGTCATCGTCGAGCTCGGGAATGTCCGAGGTATCGACAGGCATGTGGTCAGTACTTGCGGATGGTTTCGACATAGCGCGTTACCTCGCGTCGGGTGGCTCTTCGGGCGGAGATGATGCGGATCACATCCCCTTGCCTTGCGGTGTAGGCGACCACGCTGACCCATGCGTTGATCCAGCCCATGCTGATCCAGCGCGCCTCGTCGTAGTCGAATCGTTCGTCCCGCAATGCCAGCATCGGATGCCGGAACATCTCGGGCACATCATTAAAGTCGATACCGTGCTTGCGGATGTTGAGCAGGTTCTTCTCCTCGTCCCATTCAAACGCCATGGGACACCCTGTATTTACAGCTGTACATACGCTACCCCCTCCTGGCTGAACATGCCAGAGGAGTATCGGGGTCAGCCGACTAATTGCATGGGCTCGGGAGCAGTTTGGGAAATGAGCTACAGACACCTGGGGAAGGTGTGAATCAACCCGCCATCGTTGCGATGGCGGGCTTGCGGCAAGCGTGGCTTACTCGGCTGCTGGCTTGCGCTTTTTCAGCGGTGCCAGGCCGTCGGCGCTGGCCAACGGAGCTTTGGCCTTCGGCTTGGCGGCTGGCTTGCGCTTGGCGGCGGCTTTCTTGTCGGCGCCGGTCTTCTTCTCGACTTTTTTCTTCTTGCTGCCAGCGGCCTTGCCCGACGCCTTGACCTTTTTCGGGCCGCTGTAAGTACCCTTGACCTCCTTGATGACACGGCGCTCGAACTGCTGCTTGAGGTAGCGCTCGATGCTCGACATCAGGTTCCAGTCGTTGTGGGTGATCAGCGAGATCGCCAGGCCTTCGCCACCGGCGCGGCCGGTACGGCCGATGCGGTGCACGTACTCGTCACCGCTGCGCGGCATGTCGAAGTTGATCACCAGGTCCAGGCCATCGATGTCCAGGCCACGGGCAGCGACGTCGGTGGCCACCAGCACCTTGGAGCCGCCGTCCTTGAACCGGTCGATGGCCAGCTTGCGGTCCTTCTGGTCTTTCTCGCCGTGCAACACGAAGGCTTTGACTTCTTTCGCCACCAGGTGGCCGTAGATGCGATCGGCCAAGGCGCGGGTGTTGGTGAAGATGATCGCTTTCTGGTAGGTCTCGTTGGCCAGCAGCCACTGCACGATCTGCTCTTTATGCTGGTCGTGGTCGGCGGTGATGATTTGCTGGCGGGTGCCTTCGGCGAGCTGCGAGACGCTGTTGAGCATCAGGTGCTCAGGGTCTTTCAGCACCTTGCCGATGATGTCGCGCAGGGCCGCGCCGCCGGTGGTGGCGGAGAACAGCAGGGTCTGTTCGCGGTTCTCGCACTCCTTGCACAGGCGCTCCATGTCTTCGGCGAAGCCCATGTCGAGCATGCGGTCGGCCTCGTCGAGGATCAGCACCTTCACATGCGAAAGGTCGAGGTTGCCGGCGTTGAGCTGCTCCAGCAGGCGGCCCGGTGTGCCGATCAGCACGTCCGGCACCTTGCGCAGCATGGCGGCCTGTTCCTTGAAGTCTTCGCCGCCAGTCACCAGCCCGGACTTGATGTAGGTGAACTGGGAGAACAGTTGCACCTGCTTGAGGGTCTGCTGGGCCAGCTCGCGGGTAGGCAGCAGGATCAGCGCACGGATTTCCACGCGCGGGCCGCTCAGGTCGACCAGGCGGTTGAGCAGTGGCAGGACAAAGGCCGCCGTCTTGCCGCTGCCGGTCTGCGCCGTCACCCGCAGGTCACGCCCTTGCAACGCCAGGGGAATGGCCGCTGCCTGCACCGGCGTCGGCTCGACAAATTTCAGCTCGGCCACGGCTTTGAGCAGGCGTTCGTGCAGGGCGAATTGGGAAAACACGGCGTAACCTCGGGCAAGTGCGAAAAATTCAAGTTGCATAGGGTAACGTTTTCCTTCGTCGGAGCCGAACTTCTTTTGGTAACTTTGCCCCGATTGGCACTCTAACGCCCCTTCGTACCGCTATACAGACCGCTTTCGCACCCATGGACATCCAACGCATCTGGCATGACACCCTCGACCTCTGGGGGACCCTCGACCAACATCCACTGCTGCATGCCGCGCTCGGGCTGGGCGTGCTGCTGCTCGTCTCGCTGCTGGTCGGCCGCCTGGCCCGCTTCCTGGTCCTGCATGCCAGCCGCCTGCTGGCCCGCCAGCCCGCGCTTCGGTGGCTCGACGATCTGCGCCAGAACAAGGTGTTCCACCGCCTGGCCCAGACCACCCCCTCGCTGGTGATCCAGTTCGGCCTGAAGCTGGTGCCGGAGCTCTCCGACACCGCCCAGCACTTCCTGGGTAATTTCGCCCTGGCCTTCACCTTGCTGTTCATGACCCTGGCCCTGTCGTGCCTGCTCGATGCCCTGCTGGACATCTATGCCCGTACCGAACATGCCCGCACCCGCTCGATCAAGGGCTACGTGCAACTGGCCAAGATGATGCTGTGGATCTTCGCCGCGATCGTGATCGTCGCCACCCTCATCGACCGCTCGCCGCTGTTACTGTTGTCCGGCCTGGGCGCCATGTCGGCGGTGCTGCTGCTGGTATACAAGGATACATTGCTGTCGTTTGTCGCCAGCGTGCAGCTCACCAGCAACGACATGCTGCACGTGGGTGACTGGATCGAGATGCCCCAGGTCGGCGCCGACGGCGATGTGGTGGACATCACCTTGCACACGGTCAAGGTGCAGAACTTCGACAAGACCATCGTCTCCATCCCCACATGGCGCCTGATGAGCGAGTCGTTCCGCAACTACCGCGGCATGCAGCAGTCGGGCGGGCGGCGCATCAAGCGCAGCCTGTTCATCGACGCCGCCGGGGTGCGCTTCCTCACACAAGAAGAAGAACACCGTCTTAGTCAGGTTCGCCTGCTCGGCGACTACCTGGCGCAGAAACGCCAGGAGCTGCACAGCTGGAACGAGGCCCTGGGCCCGGTGGCGGAGCTGGCCGCCAACCGCCGCAAGCTGACCAACATCGGTACCTTCCGCGCCTTCGCCCTGGCCTACCTGAAGAACCACCCCAACGTACACCCGGACATGACCTGCATGGTCCGCCAGATGCAGACCACCGCCGAAGGCGTGCCGCTGGAGATCTACTGCTTCACCACCACCACGGCATGGGCCGAGTACGAGCGCATCCAGGGCGATATCTTCGACTACCTGCTGGCGGTGCTGCCGGAGTTCGGGCTGAGCCTGTACCAACAACCCAGCGGCAACGACATGCGCATCGGATTGGCTGGCAGGTATCAACTGGAGCAGGAGCCCCACGCGTACAGCAACGTCTGACACAACGGTGTTGACGGCACTGGCCCATTCGCCGGCAAGGCCGGCTCCTACAGGTACCGCGTTGAATCCAAATTTCACAACCGCCCCATAGGAGCCGGCCTTGCCGGCGAACACCAACTCACATACCCCAAAAAAATTTCGCTGGGCTCACTGCAAAGCAGCCATTAGAAACAAATAGTTACAACTATTTCAGAATTATTAAACGCCAGCCTTCGGCAAATACGAATACCCACCCCGCCGCGCATCTCCTACCCTGCAGCCAGCACACCGAACCGCACCCTGCGGCTTTCGGCCAGGTATCGACACAAGGACTGCGAGCAAGCGATGCGCCAAGACATCTCCCTGGAAAAACTCGACGAGCCGGATGGCGCCGACCACACCACACGCCGCAAGGCGCTGGCCGCAGGCAGCCTCGCCCACGGCGTGCACGACGGCCTGACCGATGTGATCTACGTGCTGCTGCCCATCTGGCAGGCGGCCTTTGGTCTCAGCTACGCCCAGGTCGGCCTGCTGCGCGGCGCTTATGCCGGGATGATGGCCGGTTTTCAGTTACTGGCCAGCCGCGGCGCGCGTCGCTGGGGACGACAAGCCCTGCTGGTCAGGGGCACCGCCCTGGCCGGTTTCGCCTACTTGCTGGCC includes the following:
- a CDS encoding mechanosensitive ion channel family protein, whose translation is MDIQRIWHDTLDLWGTLDQHPLLHAALGLGVLLLVSLLVGRLARFLVLHASRLLARQPALRWLDDLRQNKVFHRLAQTTPSLVIQFGLKLVPELSDTAQHFLGNFALAFTLLFMTLALSCLLDALLDIYARTEHARTRSIKGYVQLAKMMLWIFAAIVIVATLIDRSPLLLLSGLGAMSAVLLLVYKDTLLSFVASVQLTSNDMLHVGDWIEMPQVGADGDVVDITLHTVKVQNFDKTIVSIPTWRLMSESFRNYRGMQQSGGRRIKRSLFIDAAGVRFLTQEEEHRLSQVRLLGDYLAQKRQELHSWNEALGPVAELAANRRKLTNIGTFRAFALAYLKNHPNVHPDMTCMVRQMQTTAEGVPLEIYCFTTTTAWAEYERIQGDIFDYLLAVLPEFGLSLYQQPSGNDMRIGLAGRYQLEQEPHAYSNV
- a CDS encoding DEAD/DEAH box helicase, translated to MFSQFALHERLLKAVAELKFVEPTPVQAAAIPLALQGRDLRVTAQTGSGKTAAFVLPLLNRLVDLSGPRVEIRALILLPTRELAQQTLKQVQLFSQFTYIKSGLVTGGEDFKEQAAMLRKVPDVLIGTPGRLLEQLNAGNLDLSHVKVLILDEADRMLDMGFAEDMERLCKECENREQTLLFSATTGGAALRDIIGKVLKDPEHLMLNSVSQLAEGTRQQIITADHDQHKEQIVQWLLANETYQKAIIFTNTRALADRIYGHLVAKEVKAFVLHGEKDQKDRKLAIDRFKDGGSKVLVATDVAARGLDIDGLDLVINFDMPRSGDEYVHRIGRTGRAGGEGLAISLITHNDWNLMSSIERYLKQQFERRVIKEVKGTYSGPKKVKASGKAAGSKKKKVEKKTGADKKAAAKRKPAAKPKAKAPLASADGLAPLKKRKPAAE
- a CDS encoding BrnT family toxin, producing the protein MAFEWDEEKNLLNIRKHGIDFNDVPEMFRHPMLALRDERFDYDEARWISMGWINAWVSVVAYTARQGDVIRIISARRATRREVTRYVETIRKY
- a CDS encoding DMT family transporter, with protein sequence MTAARKNPDAFAFQVMLGLCLVWGCQQVLIKSAAVDIAPVVQAAFRNGIAALLVGLLVCFKGGWGQVGTTWRAGLLAGGLFGLEFLFIAEGLKLTSAAHMSVFLYTAPIFTALGLHFMMPSERLRLLQWLGILLAFGGIALAFAGGISLDQLDGRMLLGDGLAILAGLAWGATTVVVRGSRLSEAPVTLTLFYQLAVGFVGLVLIALISGQIADFSLTPLAVGSVLFQGIVVSFVSYLTWFWLLRKYLASNLAVFSFITPLFGVTFGVLLLDEPLSLNFVIGAVMVLLGVIMVSAEAWVRQQLRKVVG
- a CDS encoding BrnA antitoxin family protein, which translates into the protein MSKPSASTDHMPVDTSDIPELDDDFFRRAELRLPAKQTVTMRLDADVLAWFKAQGAGYQTRINQLLRQYMLAQQRR